From Alkaliphilus flagellatus, the proteins below share one genomic window:
- a CDS encoding S-layer homology domain-containing protein produces MRKILSVFLCFLLLFSFSLNVTHALSVEEQAGEYLRKLGLYTGYEDNTLRLDKNITRAEFAALAVRIEGLENLQESRKGNTAFKDVTANHWASGYVNIATSQNLIKGFEDKTFRPEEQITYVQALAVIIRILGYEKYVQGEWPNNYINKAKDLGLDKNIKLSPNTPINRGQIAVIVNNALTVPVTK; encoded by the coding sequence ATGAGAAAGATCTTATCTGTTTTTTTATGTTTTTTATTGTTGTTTAGTTTTTCTCTAAATGTTACTCATGCTTTATCTGTAGAGGAGCAGGCAGGAGAATATTTAAGAAAACTTGGCCTTTATACTGGCTACGAGGACAACACCCTAAGGCTTGATAAAAACATTACACGGGCTGAATTTGCTGCATTAGCAGTTAGAATAGAGGGCCTAGAGAATTTACAAGAGAGCCGTAAGGGAAATACAGCCTTTAAAGATGTGACAGCAAATCATTGGGCTTCTGGCTATGTTAATATTGCTACTTCACAAAATTTAATTAAAGGGTTTGAGGACAAAACCTTTAGACCTGAAGAACAAATCACATATGTTCAGGCTCTGGCTGTTATTATTCGTATATTAGGTTATGAAAAGTACGTTCAAGGCGAGTGGCCTAATAACTACATTAATAAGGCTAAGGATTTAGGACTTGATAAAAACATTAAATTATCTCCTAATACTCCTATTAATCGTGGACAAATTGCTGTTATAGTTAATAATGCTCTAACGGTTCCAGTGACTAAATAA